In Leifsonia sp. AK011, the genomic stretch CACTGCCACGCAGTGGGACGGATGCCATTGCCCAGGTCACTCACGTGCGACCTAGAACAGCAGCAGCGTCAGCCGCCGCCGTGCCGCCACCACGCGCGGGTCCTCGGCGCCGGCGATCTCGAAGTACTCGAGGAGGCGTGCGCGCACGAGGTTCTTGCCTGCCGGATCGAGCGTCGGGAAGAGGTCGAGGAGACGGAGGAAGGCGTCCTCCAGGTGACCACCGGAGACGTCGAGGTCGGCAACGGCGAGCTGAGCCTCGACATCGGTGGGCGCTTCGGCCGCGGCCGACCGCACCGCATCGGCGGTCACGCCATCGAGGCGGGCGAGGAGCGAGACCTGCGCGAGCCCCGCCACCGCGAGCTGGTCGCGGGGGTTCTGGGCAATCGCGGTCTCGTACGCCTTGATCGCGGCGGGGTAGTTGCCCGCGGTGATGGCGTCGTAGGCCTCCTGGTGCAACGGCGGCAGCGGCTCTTCTGCAGGCTCCGCGTCGCCGTCGCCCACGGGGATGCTCCCCGTCACGTTCTGCTGGGCTGCGAGCTGGAGCACCTGGTCGAGGACTGCGCGCACCTCCTCCTCGGCGGGGAGTCCGGCGAAGAGTTGGACGGGACGCCCTGCGACCACGGCGGCGACCGTGGGCAACTCCGCGACCTGGAACGCCTGCACGAGCTGGGGGTTGGCCGTGGCATCCACGGTAGCGTGCGCGATTCGACCCTCGTATGAGCCGATGATCGGGGCGAGCGAGGCGGGAATCCCCTGGCCGTAGAACTCGACGATGACGGGAACCGTCTGCGAGAGGTCGAGCACCTGCGTGAACGTGGCGTCCGTCGCCGAACGACTCACGCCACCGGCGGGAGCGTCGCTCGTCGCGGGAACGGCGGGGCGCACGAGCGACGAGAGGTCGACGGCGCCGCGCAGGTTTGCGCCGCTGAGCGGTGCGTTGGTCATCCGACCTCCGATGCCTTGATGAGTCCCTGGCTGTAACCGAGCAGCACAATCTTTCCATTCCCACCGGCCGGAGGAATGTAGAACAGCAGCTGGTCGCCATACGTCGCGGTGACGCCCTTCGTGCTGACCGCGACGCCCGAGAGCGTCTTGACCTGGCCGGAGGGGTTGATCGCGGCGCCAGCCTCGGTGGGAGTCACGGTTGTCGTCTCCTCGAGGTTCACGGCCACGATCGCACCGGCGTCATTGGTCGCGATGGCGATCGGCTCCGCCTCCCCCACCGCGTTGCTGAAGGACGCCGTCGCCGTCGTGGGCAGGCTCGCCTTCAGTGCGTTCTTGGCCTCGAGGCCGACGCTCGTGCGGAGCGAGTCACCCTCGGACTCGAACAGGAGGTAGTGCTCGCTGTCGACGTCCTGCATGAGGATGTCGGCGTACGCGACAGCGGTGTTCTCCGGCGTCTTGAGCAGCAGGCCGCTGTCGGCCGGCAGGCGCGCGGCGCCGATGCTCGCCGGCGCGACGTCCGGCAGGACCGCGGACGGCTCGAGAGTGATCGCGTAGTTCACCTTGTAGTCGCTGCGGGGGTCCTCCTGGACGAGGAACAGGGCGACCGGGGGGATGGTCGCGTCCTTGTCGTCCTGGATGACCGCGAAGACCGTGCGCGGCCACGTGTCGGTCTGCTGCGGGAGCGTGACCTTCACCGGGCCGTCAGGAATAGCGGGGAGTGCAGCCGCACTGGGGTCGGCGCCGCGGATCGTGTAGTTGGCGAGGCGGAGCTCGAGTGCCGGGCCTGCGAAGCGCGTCTCGAGGAGGGAGCCGTCGAGGTTGGCATCTGCCTCGGTCGTGACGGCGCTGACCTTCGCGACGATGCGCTCCACCTGGCGGACGGTGGTCGCCGGGGGGCTCAGCTCGGCGGCGGCAGGCACAGTCGCGGTCGGCGTCGGGGTCGCGCCGGCCTCGAGATCGGGCCAGAAGTCCGCGGAGCAACCACTCATGACGAGGGCCGTGACGAGGAAGATCGGCACGGCGACGAGGCCGCGACGACGCGTCAGCATCGAGGTGCGCCCCGCCTCGGGGTTGGTGTCATCCGGCAGCTCGATGATCTCGGTCTTGCGGGGCGGTACGACATCGGCGGGGTCGTCGGAGGTGGGCTCATCGTTCGCGATCTCGGAGTCATCGGGCGATCCCGACTCGATCTGCTCTGGCATGGGCGGCACGGCGATCGCCGGTTCGGCGTTCTGCTCCGGCGCACCGTCGTTCTCGGCGG encodes the following:
- a CDS encoding co-chaperone YbbN, whose protein sequence is MTNAPLSGANLRGAVDLSSLVRPAVPATSDAPAGGVSRSATDATFTQVLDLSQTVPVIVEFYGQGIPASLAPIIGSYEGRIAHATVDATANPQLVQAFQVAELPTVAAVVAGRPVQLFAGLPAEEEVRAVLDQVLQLAAQQNVTGSIPVGDGDAEPAEEPLPPLHQEAYDAITAGNYPAAIKAYETAIAQNPRDQLAVAGLAQVSLLARLDGVTADAVRSAAAEAPTDVEAQLAVADLDVSGGHLEDAFLRLLDLFPTLDPAGKNLVRARLLEYFEIAGAEDPRVVAARRRLTLLLF